The following coding sequences lie in one Sphingopyxis sp. MWB1 genomic window:
- a CDS encoding M13 family metallopeptidase has product MATAALAALMLGSTAAGARDNAVPASQQQPALAPELGSFGFDTSGMDRSVHPGDDFYAFANGVWAKNTPIPADKSNYGMFTALADLSQTRTREILDNAKGDQGSMIGRAYTSFLDQATVEAKGLAPIQPWLAKVRAADKANLASLLAEADRNGIQHFFGGYVGQDDKNPDSYIYTMFQGGIGMPDRDFYLKDNERNAKLQAAYLTHLQNVLTLAGEANAAARAKAIYDFEKQIAAVHWDKNDSSDATKTYNKMHVADLVKAAPGFDWAGFLRGIGVKEDTLLVSQPSAFTGEAKLLAEAPVGVIRDLLIVRSLDSFADVLPDAVAKENFAFYGTALSGTPEMQERWKRAVDFTTGNLGDAVGKDYVAKYYPPETKAEMDKLVKNVLAAMGRRIDALTWMQPETKAKAQQKLANFTTKIGYPDKWKDYGALEIRSDDLFGNTLRSRQFAHDDNISRLGGPIRRWEWLMTPMTVNAYANFGMNEIVFPAAILQPPFFDPHADPAINYGGIGAVIGHEISHHFDDQGAKYDQNGRLADWWTEADVKAFEAASEALIAQYNVYEVLPGEHLDGKFTLGENIGDLAGLTIAYDAYKASLGGKEAPVIDGMTGDQRFFLGWAQVWRRNYREQNLSQRITTDPHSPSIQRTWVSRNLDPWYKAFGVTSERELYLAPKDRVRIW; this is encoded by the coding sequence ATGGCCACAGCCGCACTTGCCGCGCTGATGCTGGGAAGCACCGCCGCCGGAGCGCGCGACAACGCTGTGCCCGCGAGCCAGCAGCAGCCCGCCTTGGCGCCTGAACTCGGCAGCTTTGGCTTTGACACGAGCGGCATGGACCGGAGCGTCCATCCCGGCGATGATTTCTATGCCTTTGCCAATGGCGTCTGGGCAAAGAACACGCCGATTCCGGCCGACAAATCCAATTATGGCATGTTTACCGCGCTCGCCGACCTGTCGCAGACGCGCACGCGCGAAATTTTGGACAATGCCAAGGGCGATCAGGGCAGCATGATCGGCCGCGCTTATACGTCCTTTCTGGATCAGGCGACGGTCGAGGCCAAGGGGCTCGCGCCGATCCAGCCCTGGCTCGCCAAGGTGCGCGCTGCCGACAAGGCCAATCTCGCCAGCCTGCTCGCCGAGGCCGACCGCAATGGCATCCAGCATTTCTTCGGCGGCTATGTCGGGCAGGATGATAAGAATCCCGACAGCTATATCTATACCATGTTTCAGGGCGGCATCGGCATGCCCGACCGCGATTTTTACCTGAAGGACAATGAGCGCAACGCCAAGTTGCAGGCGGCTTATCTCACGCATTTGCAGAATGTGCTGACGCTGGCGGGTGAGGCCAATGCGGCGGCGCGCGCCAAGGCGATCTATGATTTCGAAAAGCAGATTGCCGCGGTTCACTGGGACAAGAATGACAGCAGCGACGCGACCAAAACCTATAACAAGATGCATGTCGCCGATCTGGTGAAAGCGGCGCCGGGGTTCGACTGGGCGGGCTTTTTGCGCGGCATTGGCGTCAAGGAAGACACGCTGCTGGTATCGCAGCCGAGCGCCTTTACCGGCGAGGCGAAGCTGCTGGCCGAAGCGCCGGTAGGGGTGATCCGCGACCTGCTCATCGTGCGCAGTCTCGACAGCTTTGCCGATGTGCTGCCCGATGCGGTGGCGAAAGAGAATTTCGCCTTTTACGGCACGGCGCTGTCGGGCACGCCCGAAATGCAGGAGCGGTGGAAGCGCGCGGTCGATTTCACCACCGGCAATCTGGGCGATGCGGTCGGCAAGGATTATGTCGCCAAATATTATCCGCCTGAAACCAAGGCGGAAATGGACAAGCTGGTCAAAAATGTCCTCGCCGCCATGGGGCGCCGCATCGACGCGCTGACGTGGATGCAGCCCGAAACCAAGGCGAAGGCGCAGCAGAAGCTCGCCAATTTCACCACCAAGATCGGCTATCCCGACAAGTGGAAGGATTATGGCGCGCTCGAAATCCGCAGCGACGACCTGTTCGGCAATACGCTGCGTTCGCGCCAGTTCGCGCATGACGATAATATCAGCCGCCTGGGCGGACCGATCCGCCGCTGGGAATGGCTCATGACCCCGATGACGGTCAACGCCTATGCCAATTTCGGGATGAACGAGATTGTCTTTCCCGCCGCGATTCTCCAGCCGCCCTTCTTTGACCCCCATGCCGATCCTGCGATCAACTATGGTGGCATCGGCGCGGTGATCGGCCATGAAATCAGCCATCATTTCGACGATCAGGGCGCGAAATATGACCAGAATGGCCGGCTTGCTGACTGGTGGACCGAAGCGGATGTGAAAGCGTTCGAGGCGGCGAGCGAGGCGCTGATCGCGCAATATAACGTCTATGAAGTGCTGCCGGGCGAGCATCTCGACGGCAAGTTCACACTGGGCGAGAATATCGGCGACCTCGCCGGGCTGACCATCGCCTATGACGCCTATAAGGCGTCGCTGGGCGGCAAGGAAGCGCCGGTGATCGACGGGATGACCGGCGATCAGCGCTTCTTCCTCGGCTGGGCGCAGGTGTGGCGGCGCAATTATCGCGAGCAGAATCTGTCGCAGCGCATCACGACTGACCCCCATTCGCCCTCGATCCAGCGGACTTGGGTCTCGCGCAACCTCGACCCTTGGTATAAGGCCTTTGGCGTGACGTCGGAGCGCGAACTCTATCTCGCCCCGAAGGATCGCGTCCGTATCTGGTAA
- a CDS encoding hybrid sensor histidine kinase/response regulator: MALVAGLAFFSLLLLFWLTRDPLLTGGFFAGLAVAGAGVLLVRRLFPPGTQGEAAAPDWTMLRQAVDHDDIAIAVTDRAGRLVCANDLFASWVGGFITPPGLPLEGRGADLLKDAGRAAWRDGEGRVDEARLGTLKLRAHILRAGQGDDYLVWRFSAVERRDPAAEIMRHLEGAMGTLLGQAGVMAALVSAEGRLRVANQAFLLRALGEGDAAHYAGRDVAAMLRIDEAGGLYFAREGDRATPLRMVQIPLVPGDDHAPLAIALLDEEMGPTDRGTAQAYVETLLSLLPFGLAMVDRDGRFLYMNRAFTRAAGVSEGPMPRYPGDLVVPEDKGPLADMIRRHSSGQQVGGDLSIRLAGLADDPVLMRVVGVRGLGEAAVLLSLKDSSEESRLKRQVAQQSKMQAVGQLAGGVAHDFNNILTAVLGSCDLMLMRHTPGDSDYDDIQQIRSNANRAASLTRQLLAFSRQQTLRPQILQLPDVISEVSHLLKRLIGERVELQVRHGRGLGPVRADPGQLEQVIINLAVNARDAMAGDGTLTIETYPVSASEVRQLGNEFMPPADYSALKVSDTGCGIAADVLPKIFEPFFTTKDVGKGTGLGLSTVYGIIKQSAGYIFADSKAGEGTSFTIYLPVHHAADEPAASPPPKARKSQWGSGTILLVEDEDMVRTVAERALTRAGYSVVTASQGEEGLERFEKMEKVDLIISDVVMPTMDGPTMVKALRGRRADLPVLFMSGYAEEQLRQSINIDDVAFLPKPFSVVQLTEAASAALEEARLRKSV; this comes from the coding sequence ATGGCGCTGGTGGCGGGACTGGCGTTTTTTTCGCTGCTGCTGCTGTTCTGGCTGACGCGCGACCCGTTGCTGACCGGCGGGTTTTTCGCCGGTCTTGCGGTCGCGGGCGCCGGCGTGCTTCTGGTGCGGCGCCTTTTTCCGCCCGGCACGCAGGGGGAGGCGGCGGCGCCCGACTGGACGATGCTGCGCCAGGCGGTCGATCATGACGATATCGCCATTGCCGTTACCGACCGTGCCGGACGGCTGGTGTGCGCCAATGATTTGTTCGCGAGCTGGGTGGGCGGGTTTATCACCCCGCCGGGCCTGCCGCTGGAAGGGCGCGGCGCGGATCTGTTGAAAGATGCCGGGCGCGCGGCCTGGCGCGACGGGGAAGGCCGCGTCGACGAGGCGCGGCTGGGCACGCTCAAGCTGCGCGCGCACATATTGCGCGCGGGCCAGGGCGATGATTATCTCGTCTGGCGTTTTTCAGCAGTGGAACGGCGCGACCCGGCAGCTGAGATCATGCGTCATCTGGAAGGGGCGATGGGCACGCTGCTGGGGCAGGCGGGTGTCATGGCGGCGCTCGTCAGCGCCGAAGGGCGCCTGAGGGTCGCCAATCAGGCGTTTCTGCTGCGCGCGCTGGGCGAAGGCGATGCCGCCCATTATGCCGGGCGCGACGTCGCCGCGATGCTGCGCATCGATGAGGCCGGCGGGCTTTATTTTGCGCGCGAAGGCGACCGGGCGACGCCGCTGCGCATGGTGCAGATTCCCTTGGTTCCCGGCGACGACCATGCCCCGCTGGCGATCGCGCTGCTGGACGAGGAAATGGGGCCGACCGATCGCGGCACTGCCCAGGCCTATGTCGAAACCTTGCTGTCGCTGCTGCCCTTTGGCTTGGCGATGGTCGATCGCGATGGCCGATTCCTTTATATGAACCGCGCCTTCACGCGCGCAGCGGGGGTGAGCGAAGGTCCGATGCCGCGCTATCCCGGCGATCTGGTGGTGCCCGAAGACAAGGGGCCGCTGGCGGACATGATCCGGCGTCACAGCAGCGGGCAACAGGTGGGCGGCGATTTGTCGATCCGCCTTGCCGGACTTGCCGATGATCCGGTCTTGATGCGGGTCGTGGGCGTGCGCGGGCTGGGCGAGGCGGCGGTGCTGCTGAGTCTGAAGGATTCGAGCGAGGAATCGCGGCTGAAGCGTCAGGTGGCGCAGCAATCGAAAATGCAGGCGGTGGGACAGCTTGCGGGCGGAGTTGCCCATGATTTCAATAATATACTGACCGCTGTTCTGGGAAGCTGTGACCTAATGCTGATGCGTCATACTCCCGGCGACAGCGATTATGACGATATTCAGCAGATTCGCAGCAACGCCAATCGCGCCGCGAGCCTGACGCGCCAGCTTCTCGCCTTTTCGCGGCAGCAGACCTTGCGTCCGCAGATATTGCAGCTGCCCGATGTCATTTCCGAAGTGTCGCATCTGCTCAAGCGCCTGATCGGCGAAAGGGTGGAGTTGCAGGTGCGCCACGGACGCGGCCTTGGCCCCGTGCGCGCGGATCCCGGCCAGCTGGAACAGGTGATCATCAATCTGGCGGTCAATGCTCGCGATGCGATGGCGGGCGACGGGACGCTGACCATCGAAACCTATCCGGTTTCGGCGTCGGAGGTGCGGCAATTGGGCAATGAATTCATGCCGCCCGCCGATTATAGCGCGCTGAAGGTGAGCGATACCGGCTGCGGCATCGCTGCCGATGTGCTGCCCAAGATTTTCGAACCCTTTTTCACTACCAAGGATGTCGGCAAGGGAACGGGGCTTGGCCTGTCGACCGTCTATGGCATCATCAAACAGTCGGCGGGCTATATTTTCGCCGACAGCAAGGCGGGCGAAGGAACGAGTTTTACCATCTATCTGCCCGTTCACCACGCCGCGGACGAGCCCGCGGCCAGCCCGCCGCCCAAGGCGCGCAAGAGCCAATGGGGAAGCGGAACCATTTTGCTGGTCGAGGATGAGGATATGGTGCGCACCGTGGCGGAACGCGCGCTGACCCGCGCGGGTTATAGCGTCGTCACCGCCTCGCAGGGCGAGGAAGGGCTGGAGCGTTTTGAAAAGATGGAGAAGGTCGATTTGATCATCAGCGATGTCGTGATGCCGACGATGGACGGCCCGACAATGGTGAAAGCGCTGCGCGGCCGCCGTGCAGACCTGCCGGTACTTTTCATGTCGGGCTATGCCGAAGAGCAGCTGCGCCAGTCGATCAACATCGACGATGTGGCCTTTCTGCCCAAACCTTTCTCCGTGGTGCAATTGACCGAGGCGGCTTCGGCGGCGCTCGAAGAGGCGAGGTTGAGAAAGTCGGTATGA
- a CDS encoding response regulator, producing the protein MSGDPRFLIVEDDVLISMMLVDMFEALDMPEPAQAVSPAQAIEIIGGEERLAGALIDINLGEEKGWAVADALAARDIPFAFTSGGGDVIPAEHAHRKLVTKPFRVDDIRQILQDFLLP; encoded by the coding sequence ATGAGCGGCGACCCCCGTTTCCTGATCGTCGAAGATGATGTACTCATTTCGATGATGCTGGTCGATATGTTCGAGGCATTGGACATGCCCGAACCCGCGCAGGCCGTCAGCCCCGCCCAGGCGATCGAGATTATCGGCGGCGAGGAAAGGCTGGCGGGCGCGCTGATCGACATTAATCTGGGCGAGGAAAAGGGATGGGCGGTGGCCGACGCACTGGCGGCCCGCGATATCCCCTTTGCCTTCACCAGCGGCGGCGGCGACGTTATTCCGGCCGAACATGCGCATCGCAAACTGGTGACCAAACCTTTTCGAGTCGACGATATCCGGCAGATATTGCAGGATTTTC